A genomic stretch from Pseudomonas mendocina includes:
- the gspI gene encoding type II secretion system minor pseudopilin GspI has product MNFSTERGFTLLEVMVALTIFATLSMALFSALQHITRSSAALSERTLAIWVSDNRMNELRTGIQPARLGSTQEHIEFGGRQWWLFSTIKASRIPNLLLVQLKVSAEENLQRARQYSRAQLRGFIEARP; this is encoded by the coding sequence TTGAACTTCTCAACTGAACGAGGCTTCACCCTGCTTGAGGTGATGGTGGCCCTGACCATTTTCGCCACCTTGTCGATGGCGCTGTTCAGTGCGCTGCAACATATCACCCGTAGCAGCGCAGCACTCTCTGAGCGCACCCTGGCCATATGGGTCAGCGACAACCGCATGAACGAACTACGCACCGGTATACAGCCAGCGCGGCTTGGTTCGACGCAGGAGCACATCGAGTTTGGCGGCCGCCAGTGGTGGTTGTTCAGCACCATCAAAGCCAGCCGAATCCCGAACCTGCTACTGGTCCAGCTCAAGGTTTCAGCAGAAGAAAACCTACAGCGTGCGCGCCAGTATAGCCGTGCCCAGCTCAGGGGCTTTATCGAGGCACGCCCATGA
- the gspK gene encoding type II secretion system minor pseudopilin GspK, translating into MNKPRHQMGVALLSVLMITALVVLVVSNILARQRFNLHSSANLQTQQTLWQLALSGEVLAQQRLLEDARSEGGLLMTHLGQKWAQNAPVLDIDGAIIHVRLEDLSARLNLNSLSQGNNRTQRARYQRLLAQQGISAHDPAILFNQSSSNRLGDISELRQLPHVNRTALQQLTPLVAAFDTSSININTAPAEILACIEGIDPATARTLAKSRPAKGYPSLEAFLSNPMLQGRDINPSGLGVSSRQFRATVTVDSQQQRLSLVSDLSLIDNHTVQVRQRTLLRAPAVTNPQADKPK; encoded by the coding sequence ATGAATAAACCCCGCCACCAAATGGGTGTCGCCCTGCTCAGCGTCCTGATGATTACTGCACTGGTGGTGCTTGTAGTCAGCAATATCCTCGCCCGTCAGCGCTTTAACCTGCACAGCAGCGCCAACCTGCAAACCCAGCAAACCCTCTGGCAACTGGCCCTTAGCGGTGAGGTTTTGGCGCAACAAAGGCTGCTGGAAGATGCCCGCAGCGAAGGTGGCCTGTTGATGACTCATTTGGGCCAGAAGTGGGCTCAAAACGCTCCAGTGCTGGACATCGACGGGGCAATAATCCACGTGCGTCTGGAAGACCTCAGCGCCCGCCTTAACCTCAACAGCCTGAGCCAGGGCAACAACCGCACCCAGCGCGCCCGCTATCAGCGCTTGCTGGCTCAGCAAGGCATCAGCGCCCATGATCCGGCGATTTTGTTTAACCAGTCCTCAAGCAACAGGCTGGGCGACATCAGCGAGTTGCGCCAGCTACCCCACGTAAACCGCACAGCCCTGCAACAACTAACACCGCTGGTGGCGGCTTTCGATACCAGCAGCATCAACATCAACACCGCCCCCGCAGAGATCCTCGCCTGTATCGAGGGCATCGACCCGGCCACTGCTCGCACGCTGGCCAAATCACGCCCCGCTAAAGGTTACCCCTCGCTGGAAGCATTTCTCTCCAACCCCATGCTGCAAGGCCGCGATATCAACCCCAGCGGCCTCGGTGTGAGCAGCCGTCAGTTTCGCGCCACCGTGACCGTGGACAGCCAACAACAGCGGCTGAGCCTGGTGAGCGACCTGAGCCTGATCGACAACCACACCGTACAGGTCCGCCAACGCACGCTGCTGCGGGCCCCAGCTGTTACTAACCCCCAAGCGGATAAACCCAAATGA
- a CDS encoding type II secretion system protein N, with translation MPALTLRTLMRGATALLLLGWLLWLGYDAWQQLHTLQTQANIAPPVTPPAPRETPDPLAIAQLFGVLPETADDSRPEVPLSVLAILQAHTAEHSRALIASPEGSRFYHLGELLPGGAVLRQINATDVLIQRLGNEQSLPLNIPNSSLLTPISEAEQQPADAASGRLVQLSK, from the coding sequence CCAGCACTCACGCTACGTACACTGATGCGGGGTGCTACAGCCCTGCTTCTGCTGGGTTGGTTGCTCTGGCTCGGGTATGACGCCTGGCAGCAACTGCACACCCTGCAAACCCAAGCCAATATCGCCCCGCCTGTGACACCACCTGCGCCCAGGGAAACCCCTGATCCGCTGGCCATTGCCCAGTTGTTCGGTGTGCTCCCGGAGACGGCAGATGACAGCCGACCCGAAGTGCCATTAAGCGTACTTGCCATCCTTCAGGCACACACCGCTGAGCACTCTCGTGCGCTGATTGCCTCGCCGGAGGGCAGCCGTTTTTACCACCTTGGCGAGCTCCTGCCCGGCGGTGCAGTCCTGCGCCAGATAAATGCCACTGACGTGTTGATTCAGCGCTTGGGCAACGAGCAAAGCCTGCCCCTAAACATCCCAAATTCCAGCCTGCTGACGCCCATTAGCGAGGCTGAACAGCAGCCCGCCGACGCTGCGTCTGGGCGTCTGGTGCAACTTTCCAAGTGA
- the gspF gene encoding type II secretion system inner membrane protein GspF yields MAAYEYLAMDGSGKKSSGVLEADSTRQARQLLRERQLIALKVAVQGKRSLSASNGKPSGRRLNSAELALLTRQLATLVQASLPLEEVLAAVAAQSNKQFIKSMLLAIRGRVLEGHTLARALGDYPLAFPDLYRATVAAGERSGHLDQVLLNLADYTESSQAARQKIQLAMLYPSILMVAAISIVGFLMGFVVPDVIKVFIDSGQDLPLLTRALVASSSFLQSNGLWLLLLIASLVTAIRVLLRKPACRARWHELLLRMPLLGELVRASNCTRFVSTLAILGRSGVPLLDALEIASEVVANQKIRTGLKDIVKGVSEGISLTRALELNGSFPPMMLYMIASGERSGELDNMLERASRQQEEQLSGRIALLMGLFEPAMLVFMGASVLVIVLAILMPILSLNQLIT; encoded by the coding sequence ATGGCGGCCTACGAATACCTGGCCATGGATGGCTCCGGAAAAAAATCCAGCGGCGTGCTCGAAGCCGACAGTACCCGCCAAGCCCGGCAACTACTGCGTGAACGTCAGTTGATTGCGCTTAAGGTCGCCGTACAGGGCAAACGCAGCCTCAGCGCCAGCAACGGCAAGCCGTCTGGCAGGCGCCTGAATAGCGCCGAGCTGGCCTTACTCACCCGCCAGTTGGCCACCCTCGTACAGGCCTCACTGCCTCTGGAAGAAGTGCTGGCAGCCGTGGCGGCTCAGAGCAACAAGCAATTTATAAAAAGCATGCTGCTGGCTATTCGTGGCCGCGTGCTGGAAGGCCACACGCTGGCTCGGGCCTTGGGTGATTACCCCCTTGCATTTCCTGATTTGTACCGGGCCACGGTGGCCGCTGGCGAACGCTCCGGGCATTTGGACCAGGTGCTGCTGAACCTGGCGGACTACACCGAAAGCAGCCAGGCAGCACGGCAGAAAATCCAGCTGGCCATGCTCTACCCGAGCATCCTGATGGTTGCCGCAATCAGCATCGTCGGCTTCCTCATGGGCTTTGTCGTACCGGATGTGATCAAGGTGTTCATCGACAGCGGCCAAGACCTGCCCCTACTCACCCGCGCGCTGGTGGCCAGCAGCAGCTTTCTGCAAAGCAATGGACTGTGGCTGCTGCTGTTGATCGCGTCGCTCGTTACCGCCATTCGCGTATTGCTGCGCAAGCCTGCCTGCCGAGCGCGCTGGCACGAACTGCTGCTGCGCATGCCGCTATTGGGTGAACTGGTGCGAGCCAGCAACTGCACGCGTTTTGTCAGCACCCTGGCGATTCTCGGACGCAGCGGCGTCCCGCTACTGGACGCGCTGGAAATCGCCAGTGAAGTGGTTGCCAATCAGAAAATTCGTACCGGTCTGAAAGACATCGTCAAGGGCGTAAGCGAAGGTATCAGCCTGACCAGAGCCTTGGAACTTAACGGAAGTTTCCCCCCCATGATGCTGTACATGATCGCCAGCGGCGAACGCTCCGGCGAACTGGACAACATGCTCGAACGGGCCTCACGACAACAAGAAGAACAATTGTCCGGGCGCATTGCGCTGCTGATGGGCCTGTTTGAGCCAGCGATGCTGGTGTTCATGGGTGCCTCGGTTCTGGTCATCGTGCTGGCGATCCTGATGCCGATCCTCAGCCTCAACCAACTGATCACCTGA
- the gspJ gene encoding type II secretion system minor pseudopilin GspJ, protein MKQRGFTLLEVLITITIFAMLALATWQMLDRVMRSDKRLDQHETQMRRLQRAMSILERDLVQARHLPLADDPSHSQAMVSQPDGLTLVRGGWRNPLDTPRSELLQVSHRWQNGVWVRESKAMTPTPDAANTGNVQQLMQNVELKSLRFVDGAGQFHDFWPAGSDRLTLPSAFELRLNTPGYPGIRRFILLPGDRTPAEVDDE, encoded by the coding sequence ATGAAACAGCGTGGTTTTACCCTGCTCGAAGTGCTGATCACCATCACCATTTTCGCCATGCTGGCCTTAGCCACCTGGCAGATGCTCGACCGCGTTATGCGCAGCGACAAGCGCCTGGACCAGCACGAAACGCAAATGCGCCGCCTGCAACGGGCCATGAGCATCCTAGAGCGTGATTTGGTGCAGGCTCGCCATCTGCCACTGGCGGACGACCCCAGCCACAGCCAGGCCATGGTCAGCCAACCCGATGGCCTGACCTTAGTCCGTGGCGGTTGGCGCAACCCGCTGGACACACCACGCAGCGAGCTGCTGCAAGTCAGCCACCGCTGGCAAAACGGTGTATGGGTACGGGAAAGCAAAGCCATGACGCCAACCCCAGACGCGGCCAACACCGGCAATGTGCAGCAACTGATGCAGAACGTGGAGTTGAAAAGCCTGCGCTTTGTTGACGGTGCAGGCCAGTTCCATGATTTCTGGCCTGCTGGCAGTGATCGCCTGACCTTGCCCAGTGCCTTTGAGCTGCGCCTGAACACACCCGGTTACCCTGGAATCCGCCGCTTTATCCTGCTGCCGGGAGACCGCACACCAGCCGAGGTGGACGATGAATAA
- the gspG gene encoding type II secretion system major pseudopilin GspG yields the protein MYTPRKQRGFTMIEIMVVVVILGVLAALVVPQIMSRPDQAKVTAAQSDINAIAMALDIYKLDNHHYPSTQQGLQALVTKPGGNPAARNWNPDGYLKRLPVDPWGNNYQYRLPGSRGNAYDLFSFGADSKAGGEGLNAEIGNWEK from the coding sequence GTGTACACACCTCGCAAACAACGTGGCTTCACCATGATTGAGATCATGGTGGTGGTCGTCATCCTTGGCGTACTCGCCGCCTTGGTGGTGCCTCAGATCATGAGCCGCCCTGATCAGGCCAAAGTCACCGCGGCCCAAAGCGACATCAACGCCATCGCCATGGCCCTGGATATCTACAAACTTGATAACCACCACTACCCTTCCACCCAGCAAGGCTTGCAGGCGCTAGTAACTAAACCCGGTGGCAATCCAGCTGCGCGCAACTGGAACCCGGACGGCTACCTCAAGCGTTTGCCCGTCGACCCATGGGGCAACAACTACCAGTACCGCCTGCCCGGCAGCCGGGGTAACGCCTACGACCTGTTCTCCTTTGGCGCAGACAGTAAAGCCGGTGGCGAAGGCCTGAATGCCGAAATCGGCAACTGGGAAAAGTAA
- the gspH gene encoding type II secretion system minor pseudopilin GspH yields MARQPECGFTLMELLLVIMLVALSASMISLVSPESGSRLARYEGRQLQDLLQSLRHEAVLNFSDYGLRIEPASYSVMHLDEQGQWQPDQRFRLHNLPHLMRFRLELNEAGSSLGNHEVASGVPHILLLSSDEISAFTLWIEQDNKALLSLSSDGIEDAELELLN; encoded by the coding sequence GTGGCCCGACAGCCTGAATGCGGTTTCACCCTGATGGAGCTGCTGCTGGTCATCATGTTGGTTGCCCTGAGCGCCAGCATGATCAGCTTGGTTAGCCCAGAATCCGGCAGCCGCCTGGCCCGTTACGAAGGCCGCCAGTTGCAGGACTTGTTGCAGTCGCTGCGCCATGAGGCGGTGCTCAATTTCAGCGATTACGGCCTGCGTATTGAACCCGCCAGCTACAGCGTTATGCATTTGGATGAACAGGGTCAGTGGCAGCCAGACCAGCGTTTTCGCCTGCATAACCTGCCGCACCTGATGCGCTTTCGCCTTGAACTCAACGAGGCAGGTAGCAGCCTGGGCAATCACGAGGTTGCCAGCGGCGTGCCCCATATTTTGCTGCTTTCCAGTGACGAAATCAGCGCTTTCACCCTCTGGATCGAACAGGACAACAAAGCCCTGTTGAGCCTTTCCAGCGACGGCATTGAGGATGCAGAACTTGAACTTCTCAACTGA
- the gspL gene encoding type II secretion system protein GspL: protein MSHWLYLLPDVQPTCCYWWQAEGPLHQGDLAQAAVALAGQPLTLLLPMEMASYHCVSIPPRSGRWMRQALSNAVEEQVIDEIDTLHLAHGPLKDKGQCAVAAINRDALSRCLEQLAEVNLRPLRAYLDADCLPADKEHALEFAGRWLLGGDTSLRFALTADELVGLRPFLPESLHWQSPEPPLQMTASCIDWQQQDQPWHVLSQGSSAAINLLQGEFQQHIPQPPAWRLVVSALVIAAFATLLQSIFLSTYLNHQSEQIQAETDAQWRQHFPDAGPLDDLASYISSHQHSSTTHYNGVALRLSELAQLWSSSHGALAQVQRLDYQADEGWSLQVNAAAFSDLQQLRENLTAQGLEASTDSSVRDIQGVSARFQIKE from the coding sequence ATGAGCCACTGGCTTTACCTGCTGCCGGATGTGCAGCCCACCTGCTGCTATTGGTGGCAGGCCGAAGGTCCACTGCATCAGGGCGATCTGGCACAAGCAGCAGTCGCGCTTGCCGGACAACCACTGACCCTGCTGCTGCCGATGGAAATGGCCAGCTACCACTGCGTCAGCATCCCGCCCCGCAGTGGCCGATGGATGCGCCAAGCCCTGAGCAATGCTGTGGAAGAACAGGTAATCGACGAAATCGACACGCTGCACCTTGCCCATGGCCCGTTGAAGGACAAGGGTCAGTGCGCCGTCGCCGCCATCAACCGTGATGCTTTAAGCCGCTGCCTGGAACAACTCGCTGAAGTAAACCTGCGCCCGTTACGCGCCTACCTGGATGCCGATTGCCTGCCTGCCGACAAAGAGCACGCCCTGGAGTTTGCCGGGCGCTGGCTGCTGGGGGGTGATACCTCGCTACGCTTCGCGCTGACAGCAGATGAGCTGGTGGGGCTTCGTCCCTTTTTGCCTGAAAGCCTGCACTGGCAAAGCCCAGAACCGCCGCTACAGATGACAGCTAGTTGCATCGACTGGCAGCAGCAGGATCAACCCTGGCATGTGCTCAGCCAGGGCTCGTCTGCGGCCATTAACTTGCTTCAGGGGGAGTTCCAGCAACATATCCCACAGCCACCAGCCTGGCGTTTGGTGGTGTCAGCCCTGGTCATTGCGGCCTTTGCCACGCTGCTACAAAGCATCTTTCTGAGCACCTACCTGAACCACCAAAGCGAGCAAATTCAGGCCGAAACCGACGCTCAGTGGCGTCAGCATTTTCCCGATGCCGGGCCGCTGGATGATCTCGCCAGCTACATCAGCAGTCATCAGCACAGCAGCACCACCCACTACAACGGCGTAGCGCTGCGCCTGTCCGAACTGGCTCAGCTGTGGAGCAGCAGCCACGGCGCGCTGGCTCAAGTCCAACGCCTGGACTATCAAGCGGATGAAGGCTGGAGCCTGCAGGTCAACGCGGCGGCTTTTTCCGACCTTCAGCAGCTGCGGGAAAACCTGACCGCTCAAGGGCTGGAGGCCAGCACCGACTCGTCGGTACGCGATATTCAGGGCGTCAGCGCACGCTTTCAGATCAAGGAGTGA
- the gspE gene encoding type II secretion system ATPase GspE, whose product MSLAATPRLSFAYARRHGVILEQQAGGSILYCRADTPWSVLAEVRRVNGAPLRSEILDEATFALRMAAHYRDGQNDARQVADGLGEHFDEAFDLDNLADQLPKTTDLMEQEDDAPIIRLINAILGEAVKSKASDVHLETFEEHLSVRLRIDGLLREVLRPRRELAALLVSRIKVMAKLDIAEKRIPQDGRIALRIAGHEVDVRVSTLPSSYGERVVMRLLDKQAGSLDLDRLGLNPQVRERLHTALHKPHGILLVTGPTGSGKTTTLYAGLASLNSLERNILTIEDPVEYHLTGIGQTQVNAKVDMTFARGLRAILRQDPDVVMVGEIRDRETAEIAVQASLTGHLVLSTLHTNSAIGAVTRLVDMGIEPFLLCTSLLGVLAQRLVRLLCPDCKEAHPADPLACERLGADPQQAPQIYHPVGCAKCQQSGYRGRRGIYELVLLDDTLRQLIHTGAGEHQLTAHARQHSPSLFEDGQRMVLQGLTSLEELLRVTQKD is encoded by the coding sequence ATGAGTCTGGCTGCCACGCCCCGCCTGAGCTTCGCCTACGCCCGCCGTCATGGGGTGATCCTTGAACAACAGGCGGGTGGCAGCATCCTTTACTGCCGGGCTGATACACCCTGGTCGGTACTGGCCGAGGTGCGCCGTGTAAATGGCGCACCGCTGCGCAGTGAAATTCTCGATGAGGCCACCTTTGCCCTGCGCATGGCCGCCCATTACCGCGACGGTCAGAACGATGCGCGGCAAGTGGCGGATGGGTTGGGCGAGCATTTCGACGAAGCCTTCGACCTGGATAACCTAGCCGATCAGTTACCGAAAACCACTGACCTGATGGAGCAGGAAGATGACGCCCCGATCATCCGCCTGATCAACGCCATCCTCGGTGAGGCGGTGAAAAGCAAAGCCTCTGACGTGCATCTGGAAACCTTCGAAGAGCATCTGTCTGTACGCCTGCGTATCGACGGCCTGCTGCGCGAAGTGCTGCGCCCACGCCGCGAACTGGCAGCGCTTTTGGTGTCGCGGATCAAGGTCATGGCCAAGCTGGATATCGCCGAAAAGCGCATCCCGCAGGATGGCCGCATCGCCCTGCGCATTGCCGGGCATGAAGTGGATGTGCGGGTCTCCACCCTGCCCTCCAGCTATGGCGAACGGGTGGTGATGCGCCTGCTCGACAAACAGGCGGGCAGCCTTGATCTGGACCGGCTGGGGCTTAACCCCCAGGTGCGCGAGCGCCTCCACACTGCGCTGCACAAACCCCACGGCATCCTGTTGGTCACCGGCCCCACCGGCTCCGGTAAAACCACCACGCTGTACGCCGGGCTGGCCAGCCTCAACAGCCTGGAACGCAACATCCTGACCATTGAAGACCCGGTGGAATATCACCTCACCGGTATCGGCCAGACTCAGGTCAATGCCAAGGTCGATATGACCTTCGCCCGAGGTTTGCGCGCCATCCTGCGGCAAGACCCGGACGTGGTGATGGTGGGCGAAATCCGCGACCGCGAAACCGCAGAGATCGCCGTGCAAGCCTCCCTCACCGGCCACCTGGTGTTGTCCACCTTGCACACCAACAGCGCCATTGGTGCCGTCACTCGCTTGGTCGACATGGGAATTGAGCCGTTTCTGCTCTGCACCTCGCTGCTCGGGGTGCTGGCTCAGCGGCTGGTGCGTCTGCTCTGCCCGGATTGCAAAGAAGCTCACCCGGCCGACCCACTGGCCTGCGAACGTCTGGGGGCCGATCCGCAGCAGGCTCCGCAGATTTACCACCCAGTCGGCTGCGCCAAATGCCAGCAATCGGGCTATCGCGGTCGTCGTGGCATCTACGAACTGGTGCTGCTGGACGACACCCTGCGCCAGCTCATCCACACCGGCGCTGGTGAACACCAACTCACCGCCCACGCCCGCCAGCACAGCCCCAGCCTCTTTGAAGACGGCCAGCGCATGGTGCTGCAAGGGCTCACCAGCCTTGAAGAACTGTTGCGCGTCACCCAGAAGGATTAA
- the gspD gene encoding type II secretion system secretin GspD translates to MKRTFIAGPLLALSTLLCSVNAAERTDQPQQWTLNMQDAELRDLINEVGQITGKTMILDPQLTGKVTVQSSTAMDQKGIYSLFLTVLRSQGYAAMDQGDKVLILPVAEAKTKAYVPGKASAGAFITEVIELHNANANEITAAVRPLVAADAYLAPSTTSNALVISDSADNVQRVRQLVMQLDVAGGREYNILQLKHAWASDIAKTLNDSLSGGSGEQQNKQAIADTRSNSLILVGPASLRQQMQQLAQRLDVPNNVAENARVRRLNHSDAKKLEELLSGIGKRMESGSRNGQGQGQDNQVLVSADESQNALVLMASPAQLATFESIINELDKPRAQVLVEAAIVEVSGDINEALGVQWAGADGKWAGATNFNGAGMSIGTLLESLDADKRPTMPDGTLIGIGSSNFGALISALSSDSNNNLLSTPSLLTLDNEQAEILVGQNVPFQTGSYTTDTAGASNPFTTVERKDVGINLKVTPHINEGNFLRLQVEQESSELAAAPPGISSNDLITNKRSVKSTILANDGQIIVLGGLIKDNIKLQVSKVPLLGDIPWVGKLFRSTKEVTEKTNLMVFLRPTLLRDTVNADSLSAQKYNNLRSIRLNGKKTDSHLPQNPHQLFDSNSAGDQGLIDIRQPAGKRP, encoded by the coding sequence ATGAAACGAACCTTTATTGCAGGCCCGCTGCTGGCCCTGAGCACCTTGCTGTGCTCCGTCAATGCAGCAGAAAGGACCGACCAGCCGCAGCAATGGACCCTGAACATGCAGGATGCCGAGCTGCGCGATCTGATCAATGAGGTCGGCCAGATCACCGGCAAGACCATGATTCTCGACCCGCAGCTGACAGGCAAAGTCACCGTGCAATCCAGCACGGCCATGGACCAGAAAGGCATCTACTCGCTGTTCCTAACCGTGTTGCGCAGCCAGGGGTACGCCGCCATGGATCAGGGCGACAAGGTGTTGATCTTGCCGGTTGCCGAAGCCAAGACCAAAGCCTACGTACCGGGTAAAGCCAGCGCTGGCGCGTTCATCACTGAAGTGATCGAACTACACAACGCCAACGCCAACGAGATCACCGCCGCGGTACGCCCGCTGGTGGCAGCTGATGCCTACCTGGCGCCGTCCACCACCTCCAATGCACTGGTGATTTCCGACAGCGCCGACAACGTCCAGCGCGTGCGCCAACTGGTGATGCAGCTGGATGTAGCCGGTGGCCGCGAATACAACATTCTGCAGCTCAAGCATGCTTGGGCCAGCGACATTGCCAAGACGCTTAACGACAGCCTCAGCGGTGGCTCCGGCGAGCAGCAGAACAAACAGGCGATTGCCGACACCCGCAGCAACAGCCTGATTCTGGTCGGCCCGGCCTCCCTGCGCCAGCAAATGCAGCAACTGGCACAGCGCCTCGACGTCCCCAACAACGTGGCAGAAAACGCCCGCGTGCGCCGCCTTAATCACAGCGATGCGAAAAAGCTGGAAGAGCTGCTCAGCGGCATCGGCAAACGTATGGAATCCGGCAGCCGCAACGGGCAAGGTCAAGGGCAGGACAATCAGGTGTTGGTGAGCGCCGACGAAAGCCAGAACGCCCTGGTGCTGATGGCCTCCCCGGCGCAACTGGCCACCTTTGAAAGCATCATCAACGAGTTGGATAAACCCCGCGCGCAGGTGCTGGTGGAAGCGGCCATTGTCGAAGTCAGCGGCGACATCAACGAAGCCCTCGGCGTGCAGTGGGCCGGAGCCGATGGCAAATGGGCCGGGGCCACCAACTTCAACGGCGCGGGTATGTCCATCGGCACGTTGCTGGAAAGTCTGGATGCCGATAAGCGCCCGACAATGCCGGACGGCACCCTGATCGGTATCGGCAGCAGCAACTTCGGCGCGCTGATATCGGCACTCTCCAGCGACTCCAACAACAACCTGCTGTCGACCCCTAGCCTGCTGACGCTGGATAACGAACAGGCGGAGATTCTGGTGGGCCAGAACGTGCCCTTCCAAACCGGCTCCTACACCACCGATACCGCAGGCGCCAGCAACCCCTTCACCACGGTTGAACGCAAGGATGTGGGCATCAACCTCAAGGTCACGCCGCACATCAACGAAGGCAACTTCCTGCGCCTGCAAGTCGAGCAGGAAAGCTCCGAGCTGGCCGCTGCGCCACCGGGCATCAGCAGCAATGACCTGATCACCAACAAACGGTCGGTGAAGAGCACCATTCTCGCCAACGACGGGCAGATCATCGTGCTCGGCGGGCTGATCAAGGACAACATCAAGCTGCAAGTCAGCAAGGTGCCGCTGCTGGGGGATATTCCATGGGTAGGCAAGCTGTTCCGCAGTACCAAGGAAGTCACCGAAAAAACCAACCTGATGGTCTTCCTGCGTCCGACGCTGCTGCGCGATACGGTCAATGCCGACAGCCTCAGCGCACAGAAGTACAACAACCTGCGTTCGATCCGCCTTAACGGCAAGAAGACCGACAGCCACCTGCCGCAAAACCCGCACCAGCTGTTTGACTCGAACAGTGCAGGTGATCAGGGCCTGATCGACATTCGCCAACCGGCAGGCAAACGCCCATGA
- the gspM gene encoding type II secretion system protein GspM: MAMFKTVLHRVQPHWQRLAKREQQALLGLALFFALVGFYRLIWQPQEQALERARDRFSEVSLLQQQLQQLPLDASSNDESALSPSTLPGHIARSSNLAGLNLERMDNETPERISLSLEGPLNNLIQWIDQLEQKQVHVTALSLEVASNAIATAQLQVEIQ, from the coding sequence ATGGCGATGTTCAAAACCGTGCTGCATCGCGTCCAACCACACTGGCAGCGCTTAGCCAAACGCGAACAGCAGGCGTTGCTTGGCCTTGCCTTGTTCTTCGCATTGGTGGGCTTTTACAGGCTGATCTGGCAGCCACAAGAGCAGGCATTAGAGCGGGCCAGAGATCGCTTCAGCGAGGTTTCCTTGCTGCAACAACAATTGCAGCAGCTGCCCCTCGATGCGTCCTCTAATGACGAATCGGCCCTTAGCCCCAGCACCCTACCCGGTCATATCGCCCGCTCCAGCAACCTGGCGGGGCTGAACCTAGAGCGCATGGATAATGAAACGCCGGAGCGCATCAGCCTGTCCCTGGAAGGCCCACTGAACAACCTGATTCAGTGGATCGACCAGCTTGAGCAGAAACAGGTGCACGTCACCGCTCTATCCCTTGAGGTCGCCTCCAACGCCATCGCCACCGCGCAGTTGCAGGTGGAGATTCAGTAA